In one Candidatus Absconditicoccus praedator genomic region, the following are encoded:
- a CDS encoding S8 family serine peptidase translates to MKKQSNPLVKLTCISAISLLIFSSSFSLAFRGIPGIGENSKGGANPPDIGYQIGNPGNSDRDSGNSGNDDIEINRDYVEGEVLVKNNGGGISRALEVLESKDLDVRGIENAKNILKAKSEKHTTKELISKFKDNNDISQVQPNFKYEKLDFEPYQPNDEHIDELWGHEAINWQEAMNIYSGDTTSGGKSLVSVVDSGIYSEHEDLKNQLWDGSDCVDEDSQEISGGCKHGYDYVNENNNPEDDSGHGSHVAGIIGAEMDNEVGIAGINPNSELMAVKALDERGSASTTEDIIDAISFSKNNGAKIINMSLGAGPYDKDSCNEEMLDMFFYDKIENFKEEGGIVVAAAGNVEANLNEELFFPASYSADFSCGGEKIEGLDNVITVAAIDSDESFAWFSNYGDKFVNLAAPGVGIKSTVLDNEYSNKQGTSMAAPYVAGALSLLWSYDPELTYLEVKDILLENGRNLDSLASKTTSGKIPDLYESLMAIKDKDEDEDDEDKTYTLEVNTENKDGEQLDSILSIGDKQKEGYNATFELEEGDYELTASKDGYKDKSRTIELTEDKSTTLVLDEETFDLEINVENKNGDSLEAELNLNGNTKDGSNVTYQNLVTSVLKGDYELTASKDGYKDKSRTIELTEDKSITIVLEKKEDDEDKIYTLEVNTENKDGEQLDSILSVGDKQKEGYNATFELEEGDYELTASKDGYESKSRSIELTEDKSVTLVLEKKEEDDDKDEQDYIVVDNRQQLENAIKGGKVVDKDGEKYDFAGAGEPNENQYTLDDLQLGSNIEDLSGLFQDIKNFNNSNNRNSNGRGNGRGNGRGNGRGNAPGNNSSDENEVDFWDTNNITHWDVSNVTDMSKMFWNASSFNQDISEWNVDSVEDMKFMFRSAEKFEQDISSWCVENINGRNQVVHFDRGAGFQGNDDKQPNWGEACEQ, encoded by the coding sequence ATGAAAAAACAAAGCAATCCTTTGGTCAAACTAACCTGTATATCTGCAATATCATTACTAATATTTAGTAGTAGTTTTAGTCTTGCTTTTAGATGAATTCCATGAATATGAGAAAATTCTAAATGATGAGCAAACCCACCAGATATTTGATATCAAATATGAAACCCTTGAAATTCTGATAGAGATAGTTGAAACTCAGGTAATGATGATATTGAAATTAATAGAGATTATGTAGAATGAGAAGTTTTAGTGAAAAATAATTGAGGCGGAATATCTAGAGCATTAGAAGTTCTTGAAAGCAAAGATCTAGATGTAAGATGAATAGAGAATGCAAAAAACATCTTGAAAGCTAAATCAGAAAAACATACAACCAAAGAACTTATATCAAAATTTAAGGATAATAATGATATAAGTCAGGTTCAACCCAATTTTAAATATGAAAAATTAGATTTTGAACCATATCAACCTAATGATGAACACATAGATGAACTATGGTGACATGAAGCTATCAACTGGCAAGAAGCTATGAACATATATTCTTGAGATACTACTTCTTGAGGTAAGTCATTGGTTTCTGTAGTAGATAGCTGAATATATTCTGAACACGAAGATCTCAAAAATCAACTATGGGATGGTTCTGATTGTGTAGATGAAGATTCTCAAGAAATAAGTGGATGATGCAAACATTGATATGATTATGTGAATGAAAACAACAATCCTGAAGATGACAGTTGACATTGAAGTCATGTTGCTTGAATAATATGAGCAGAAATGGATAACGAAGTTTGAATTGCATGAATCAATCCAAATTCTGAATTAATGGCTGTAAAAGCTTTGGATGAAAGATGATCAGCTTCAACAACCGAAGACATAATAGATGCAATAAGTTTCTCAAAAAACAATTGAGCAAAAATAATCAACATGAGTCTATGAGCTGGACCATACGATAAAGATAGTTGTAATGAAGAAATGCTTGATATGTTCTTTTATGATAAAATTGAAAATTTTAAGGAAGAATGATGAATTGTGGTTGCTGCAGCTTGAAATGTAGAAGCAAATCTGAATGAAGAGTTGTTCTTTCCTGCATCATATTCAGCAGATTTTAGTTGTGGAGGAGAAAAAATCGAATGATTAGATAATGTTATCACAGTAGCTGCAATAGACTCAGATGAGAGTTTTGCTTGGTTCTCTAACTATTGAGACAAGTTTGTAAATTTGGCTGCTCCTTGAGTTGGTATAAAATCTACAGTATTAGACAATGAATATTCAAATAAACAATGAACTTCTATGGCAGCTCCATATGTAGCATGAGCATTATCACTATTGTGGTCTTATGATCCAGAACTTACATATTTGGAAGTTAAAGACATATTATTAGAAAATTGAAGAAATCTTGATTCTCTTGCATCAAAAACTACTTCGGGAAAAATACCTGATTTATATGAAAGTTTAATGGCCATTAAAGATAAAGATGAGGACGAGGATGATGAAGACAAAACTTATACTTTAGAAGTTAATACAGAAAACAAAGATTGAGAACAACTAGATTCAATTTTGAGTATTTGAGACAAACAAAAAGAATGATATAATGCAACATTTGAGCTTGAAGAATGAGACTACGAACTTACAGCTTCAAAAGACTGATATAAAGACAAATCTAGAACAATTGAACTAACAGAAGATAAGTCCACTACTCTAGTTTTGGATGAAGAAACATTTGACCTAGAAATTAATGTTGAAAATAAAAATTGAGATTCTCTAGAAGCAGAACTAAATCTTAACTGAAACACTAAAGATTGATCCAATGTAACATATCAAAACTTAGTAACTTCAGTATTAAAATGAGACTATGAACTTACAGCTTCAAAAGACTGATATAAAGACAAATCTAGAACAATTGAACTAACAGAAGACAAATCCATTACTATAGTTTTAGAGAAAAAAGAAGATGATGAAGACAAAATTTACACTTTAGAAGTTAATACAGAAAACAAAGATTGAGAACAACTAGATTCAATTTTGAGTGTTTGAGACAAACAAAAAGAATGATATAATGCAACATTTGAGCTTGAAGAATGAGACTACGAACTTACAGCTTCAAAAGATTGATATGAAAGTAAATCTAGATCAATTGAGCTAACAGAAGATAAATCTGTTACTCTAGTTTTGGAGAAAAAGGAAGAAGATGATGACAAAGATGAACAAGATTATATAGTTGTTGATAATAGACAACAACTGGAAAATGCTATTAAATGAGGTAAAGTCGTTGATAAAGACTGAGAAAAATATGATTTTGCTTGAGCTTGAGAGCCTAATGAAAATCAATATACACTAGATGATCTACAATTGTGATCCAACATAGAAGATTTAAGCGGTTTATTTCAAGACATCAAAAACTTTAATAACTCAAATAATAGAAACTCAAATGGAAGATGAAACTGAAGATGAAACTGAAGATGAAACTGAAGATGAAACGCACCAGGAAACAATTCTTCTGATGAAAATGAGGTTGATTTCTGGGATACAAATAACATTACTCACTGGGATGTAAGCAATGTTACAGACATGAGTAAAATGTTTTGGAATGCAAGTTCTTTTAATCAAGATATAAGTGAATGGAATGTTGATTCTGTAGAAGATATGAAATTTATGTTTAGAAGTGCTGAAAAATTTGAGCAAGATATTAGTAGTTGGTGTGTTGAAAATATAAATTGAAGAAATCAAGTAGTTCACTTTGATAGATGAGCTGGATTCCAATGAAATGATGACAAACAACCAAATTGGTGAGAAGCTTGTGAACAATAA
- the cutA gene encoding divalent-cation tolerance protein CutA, whose amino-acid sequence MGFILVYVVNSDNKEADTVISHLLEQKLIACANKFSIQSSFMWKGNLENENEVVALCKSMERNWSKIKSEVEKVHSYETPCIIKVQSEANKEFEEWVDSEVL is encoded by the coding sequence ATGTGATTTATATTAGTGTATGTTGTAAATTCTGATAATAAAGAAGCAGATACGGTAATTTCTCATTTATTGGAACAAAAGCTCATAGCCTGTGCCAATAAATTTTCTATACAAAGTAGTTTTATGTGGAAGTGAAATCTTGAAAATGAAAATGAAGTGGTGGCGTTGTGCAAGTCTATGGAGAGAAATTGGTCAAAGATCAAATCTGAAGTTGAGAAAGTACATTCTTATGAAACTCCTTGTATAATAAAAGTTCAATCAGAAGCCAACAAAGAGTTTGAAGAATGGGTGGATAGTGAAGTTTTGTAG
- the cas1 gene encoding CRISPR-associated endonuclease Cas1: MVNKLLEFGISVYFLNHSLAPKFLIGNQLEGNFLLRQKQYSFDKELDISKLIVKNKAENQLILLKSIRNKDAKTKQGINKIKSTISKIDAVTNQDSLRGYEGNVSKIFFDIYFQDMNWYKRMPRTKIDPANLLMDIGYTFLYNFLESNLNLYGFDIYKGFYHQMFFQRKSLVCDLVEPFRCIIDKQIVKMNNLNQINEKDFKFGKGEYWLPWDKRNHYVKLLLEPILENKEGIFKFSKSYYRAFVKDDLNELEYFYI; encoded by the coding sequence TTGGTAAATAAATTATTAGAATTTGGAATAAGTGTTTATTTTCTCAATCATAGCCTTGCTCCCAAATTTTTGATATGAAATCAACTGGAATGAAATTTTTTACTGAGACAAAAGCAATATAGTTTTGATAAAGAACTTGATATTTCCAAATTGATTGTCAAAAATAAAGCCGAAAATCAACTCATCTTGTTAAAATCTATCAGAAACAAAGATGCCAAAACCAAACAATGAATAAATAAAATCAAATCTACAATTTCCAAAATAGATGCTGTCACAAATCAAGACTCTTTGAGATGATATGAGTGAAATGTTTCCAAAATCTTTTTTGATATATATTTCCAAGATATGAACTGGTACAAAAGAATGCCAAGGACCAAAATAGATCCTGCAAATCTGCTGATGGATATATGATATACTTTTTTGTATAATTTCCTTGAATCCAATTTGAATTTGTATGGTTTTGATATTTATAAATGATTTTATCATCAGATGTTTTTCCAAAGGAAATCATTGGTTTGTGATTTGGTAGAGCCATTTAGATGTATCATAGACAAACAAATTGTAAAAATGAATAATCTAAATCAAATAAATGAAAAAGATTTTAAATTTGGAAAAGGGGAGTATTGGCTTCCTTGGGATAAAAGAAATCATTATGTCAAATTATTGCTAGAGCCGATTTTGGAAAATAAAGAGTGAATTTTTAAATTTAGTAAAAGTTATTATAGAGCATTTGTCAAAGATGATTTGAATGAATTGGAATATTTTTATATTTAA
- a CDS encoding integrase core domain-containing protein: MNIHKNTRLTPLQRKEVWEYYKRGMKPKDLHIKFNVSLPTIYKIIKRARTQEFLPRNSINNRFRNIRRGLLRLAKIESKIIEKKNKEARRYNKNYPGEMMHFDTKKLPLIRGAANKKSEYLFVGIDDYSRELYVAIMQDKTQVSSSMFLRQVIDECPYTIECVYSDNGVEYKGNDKHEFVKECVKSGIKQKFTKVRTPRTNGKAERVIRTLIDMWHSKEVFKSSEHRKMSLKRFVNRYNTVKPHKGLDNKTPYEVIEKFYYG, translated from the coding sequence ATGAATATACATAAAAATACAAGACTAACACCACTCCAGAGAAAAGAGGTCTGGGAATACTATAAAAGATGAATGAAGCCTAAGGATTTACATATTAAGTTCAATGTATCATTGCCTACCATATACAAGATAATAAAGAGAGCAAGAACTCAAGAGTTTTTACCAAGAAATTCTATCAATAATAGATTTAGAAACATTAGGCGATGATTACTTAGATTAGCTAAAATAGAATCTAAGATAATAGAAAAGAAAAACAAAGAAGCTAGAAGATACAATAAAAACTACCCTTGAGAAATGATGCATTTTGACACAAAAAAACTACCTCTTATAAGATGAGCAGCAAACAAAAAGTCTGAATACTTATTTGTATGAATAGACGACTATTCTAGAGAACTTTATGTAGCTATAATGCAAGATAAGACACAAGTATCTTCGTCTATGTTTCTTAGACAGGTAATAGATGAATGTCCTTACACTATTGAGTGTGTGTACTCAGATAATTGAGTTGAGTACAAATGAAATGATAAACATGAATTTGTTAAAGAGTGTGTAAAAAGCTGAATAAAGCAAAAATTTACAAAAGTTAGAACACCAAGAACAAATTGAAAAGCAGAGAGGGTTATAAGAACATTAATCGATATGTGGCACAGTAAGGAAGTTTTTAAGTCATCAGAACATAGAAAAATGTCTTTAAAAAGATTTGTAAATCGATATAACACTGTAAAGCCACATAAATGACTAGATAATAAAACTCCTTATGAAGTTATTGAAAAGTTCTATTACTGATAA
- the cas12a gene encoding type V CRISPR-associated protein Cas12a/Cpf1, translating to MTNFKDYTKLYEISKTLRFELKPIGNTLENLKKDGIIQKDRQVQENYTKIKDYFDDLHREFVKQALQDVYLNQLEDFYNSYIELNKSPENKKNKQLQKKFEKASKDLRKELVKFFEAQGNKWKQEYSFLKKGGIAVLNEKEVLKLMGEFYPEQKDLFAKFDSFFTYFVNFNESRKNFYVDDGRAGAIATRAIDENLITFIKNIQDFQNFKNNFPEFVKNELSQDEQAVFELDFYNNCLLQDGIDNYNKILGGYSLENGEKIQGINEKINLFKQKQTHSNKKDIKFPKFKLLYKQILSEKAKQSFIEELEDDNEMIEFIKESISRNKEKSNQAKKLIESFIFKNKTYELDKIYLSKQAINTLSSKYFSAWDYIRGYFGKGEIADFVSFEDLKEVLESIPYEKLEDVFKHIYTKENIVFENKTLYQNFLNVFYYEFNKNIDELIQYEQSLNPILSSFEKNKENIGVIKNYFDAVLSVYSMMKYFVLEKNRKKVEDKETDNNFYNELNDYYTDYEIWKDYNLVRNYLTKKKVKTDKFKLNFDNSQFLTGWDKDKEKERLGVILRKDGNYYLGILKNNKLFVNYDYSGGEFYEKMNYKQLNNVYRQLPRLLFPLQKKLDSLSGNELDKYLSKYIEKFGYNEEIANIKKEFDEFQASKEQGEKFDPKKLKKLINYYKNGLLFLYGDVYDLSAIKSKEYDDLATFYKDIEEKMYSLNFSKIDSNFIDEKVQSGELYLFQIYNKDFAPGKKAGSKENIHTKYFKLLFDPKNLENLTIKLSGGAEVFFRDKTDDLNKVLDKSGKEVIQHKRYSQDKILFHISTTLNANKGDKYQFNQMINEYLNKNKDIKIIGIDRGEKHLAYYSVIDRNGNIIEVDTLNKVNGVDYLEKLEAIEKSRKDARVSWGEIENIKELKNGYISQVVNKLADLIIKHNAIIVFEDLNQGFKRGRQKIEKQVYQKLELALAKKLNYLTYKDKELDQAGGYLNAWQLVPKVNDYQDIAKYKQSGIMFYIRANYTSTTCPCCGFRKNVYISNSATKEKQKKFFENVAISFDGNKFVFDYEIVPDKKKKTNKTKFSINSSNNRLRFNTRKMEVEEIDITAGLKDLFADIDLDRDINQQILGKDSKFYKSLTFYFNLLLQLRNSDSKNDIDYIICPSCDYHSKDGLQGKAFNADANGAYNIARKGIMILDRIDANPEKPDLYISDDDWDRFVQG from the coding sequence ATGACAAACTTCAAAGACTATACAAAACTTTATGAAATATCTAAAACCTTGAGATTTGAATTGAAACCAATCTGAAATACACTAGAGAATCTAAAAAAAGATTGAATTATCCAAAAAGATAGACAAGTACAAGAAAACTATACAAAAATAAAAGATTATTTTGATGATTTACATCGTGAATTTGTAAAACAAGCTTTGCAAGATGTATATTTGAATCAGTTAGAAGATTTTTATAATTCTTATATTGAATTAAACAAATCTCCTGAAAATAAGAAAAATAAACAATTACAAAAAAAATTTGAAAAAGCATCCAAAGATCTGAGAAAAGAACTTGTGAAATTTTTTGAAGCTCAATGAAATAAGTGGAAACAAGAATATTCTTTTCTAAAAAAATGATGAATCGCAGTATTAAACGAAAAAGAAGTCTTGAAACTTATGTGAGAATTCTATCCAGAACAAAAAGATTTATTTGCTAAGTTTGATAGTTTCTTTACTTATTTTGTAAATTTTAATGAATCAAGAAAAAATTTTTATGTTGATGATGGTAGAGCAGGTGCAATTGCTACCAGAGCTATTGATGAAAATCTAATTACTTTTATCAAAAATATACAGGACTTTCAAAATTTCAAAAATAACTTTCCTGAATTTGTAAAAAATGAACTATCACAAGATGAACAAGCAGTTTTTGAATTAGATTTTTATAATAACTGTCTTTTGCAAGATTGAATTGATAATTACAATAAGATTTTGTGAGGTTATTCATTAGAAAATTGAGAAAAAATACAGTGAATAAATGAAAAAATAAATTTATTCAAACAAAAACAAACTCATTCCAATAAGAAAGACATAAAATTTCCTAAATTTAAACTGCTTTACAAACAAATACTTTCAGAAAAAGCTAAACAATCTTTTATAGAAGAATTAGAAGATGACAATGAAATGATTGAATTTATAAAAGAAAGTATTTCAAGAAATAAAGAAAAATCAAATCAAGCCAAAAAGCTTATAGAATCTTTTATTTTCAAAAATAAAACTTATGAATTAGATAAAATATATTTAAGTAAGCAAGCTATAAATACTTTATCAAGCAAATATTTTTCTGCTTGGGATTATATTAGATGATATTTTGGTAAATGAGAAATTGCAGATTTTGTGAGTTTTGAAGATTTGAAAGAAGTTTTGGAAAGTATTCCCTATGAAAAGCTTGAAGATGTATTCAAACATATTTATACAAAAGAAAATATTGTTTTTGAAAACAAAACTTTGTATCAAAACTTTTTGAATGTATTTTACTATGAATTCAACAAAAATATTGATGAATTAATCCAATACGAACAATCTTTGAATCCTATTTTATCAAGCTTTGAAAAAAATAAGGAAAATATATGAGTTATTAAAAATTACTTTGATGCAGTTTTGTCAGTTTATAGTATGATGAAATATTTTGTATTGGAAAAAAATAGAAAAAAAGTAGAAGACAAAGAAACTGATAATAATTTTTATAATGAATTAAATGATTATTATACAGATTATGAGATTTGGAAGGATTACAATTTGGTAAGAAATTATTTGACCAAAAAGAAAGTAAAAACTGATAAGTTTAAATTAAACTTTGATAATTCTCAATTCCTTACTGGTTGGGATAAAGACAAAGAAAAAGAAAGACTTTGAGTAATTCTAAGAAAAGATTGAAACTATTATTTATGAATACTAAAAAATAATAAGCTTTTTGTAAATTATGATTACAGTTGATGAGAGTTTTATGAAAAGATGAACTATAAACAATTAAATAATGTTTATAGACAGCTACCAAGATTGCTTTTCCCATTACAGAAAAAATTAGACTCTCTTTCTTGAAATGAATTAGATAAATATTTGTCAAAATACATTGAAAAATTTGGTTATAATGAGGAAATTGCTAATATCAAAAAAGAATTTGATGAGTTTCAAGCAAGCAAAGAACAATGAGAAAAATTTGATCCCAAAAAATTAAAAAAACTTATCAATTATTACAAAAATGGATTATTGTTTTTGTATGGTGATGTGTATGATTTATCTGCCATAAAGTCAAAAGAATATGATGATTTAGCTACATTTTATAAAGACATTGAAGAAAAAATGTATTCTCTAAACTTTAGCAAAATCGATTCAAACTTTATTGATGAAAAAGTGCAATCTTGAGAATTATACCTTTTCCAAATATACAACAAAGATTTTGCCCCTGGTAAAAAAGCTTGAAGCAAAGAAAATATTCATACCAAATATTTCAAACTTTTATTTGATCCAAAAAATTTAGAAAACTTAACTATCAAACTTTCTGGTGGTGCAGAAGTGTTTTTTAGAGACAAAACTGATGATTTGAATAAAGTGCTTGATAAATCTGGTAAAGAAGTAATACAACACAAAAGATATTCTCAAGATAAAATACTTTTCCATATTTCCACCACATTGAATGCAAATAAATGAGACAAATATCAATTCAATCAAATGATAAATGAATATCTAAATAAAAATAAGGATATCAAAATTATTTGAATAGATAGATGAGAAAAGCATTTGGCATATTATTCTGTGATTGATAGAAATTGAAATATTATTGAAGTAGATACATTAAATAAAGTAAATTGAGTTGATTATTTGGAAAAATTGGAAGCTATAGAAAAATCAAGAAAAGATGCAAGGGTTAGTTGGTGAGAAATAGAAAATATCAAAGAACTAAAAAATGGTTATATCTCTCAAGTAGTTAACAAGTTGGCTGATTTGATAATAAAACACAATGCTATTATAGTTTTTGAAGATTTGAATCAATGATTCAAGAGATGAAGACAAAAAATAGAAAAGCAGGTGTATCAAAAATTAGAGCTTGCTTTGGCAAAAAAATTAAATTATCTAACTTACAAAGACAAAGAACTTGATCAAGCAGGTGGTTATCTAAATGCTTGGCAGTTGGTACCCAAAGTTAATGATTATCAAGATATAGCAAAATATAAGCAATCTTGAATAATGTTTTATATTAGAGCAAATTATACTTCTACTACTTGTCCTTGTTGTTGATTTAGAAAAAATGTTTATATTTCAAATTCTGCTACCAAAGAAAAACAAAAGAAATTTTTTGAAAATGTAGCTATTAGTTTTGATGGAAACAAATTTGTCTTTGATTATGAAATTGTGCCAGACAAGAAGAAAAAAACAAACAAGACTAAATTTTCTATCAATAGTTCAAACAATAGATTAAGATTTAATACTAGAAAAATGGAAGTAGAAGAAATTGATATTACTGCTTGATTGAAAGATTTGTTTGCAGATATAGATTTGGATAGAGATATAAACCAGCAAATTTTGGGAAAAGATTCTAAGTTTTATAAGTCTTTGACTTTTTATTTCAATTTGCTTTTGCAGTTGAGAAATTCAGATAGTAAAAATGATATAGACTATATTATATGTCCATCTTGTGATTATCATAGTAAGGATTGATTGCAATGAAAAGCTTTTAATGCTGATGCAAATGGTGCATACAATATTGCTAGGAAATGAATTATGATTTTGGATAGGATAGATGCAAATCCTGAAAAGCCTGATTTGTATATTTCTGATGATGATTGGGATAGATTTGTGCAAGGGTAA
- the cas2 gene encoding CRISPR-associated endonuclease Cas2 — translation MLIVSYDISNDKVRTKFSKFLKKYGRRLQYSVFEIKNSERVLGLILAEVDKIFAKSFENTDSIIIFSMCEGCVKKVVRYGYAVNEESDLLFM, via the coding sequence ATGTTGATAGTTTCTTATGATATAAGTAATGATAAGGTTAGGACTAAGTTTTCAAAATTTTTGAAAAAATATGGTAGGAGATTGCAATATTCAGTTTTTGAAATCAAAAATAGTGAAAGGGTTTTGTGATTGATATTAGCTGAAGTTGATAAAATTTTTGCAAAATCATTTGAAAATACTGATAGTATTATTATATTTAGTATGTGTGAATGATGTGTCAAAAAAGTAGTCAGATATGGCTATGCAGTAAATGAAGAAAGTGATTTGCTGTTTATGTAA
- the trxA gene encoding thioredoxin, with product MAGGKVIEVNDQQFEQEVLNSDIPVIVDFWAPWCGPCNQFAPTFENLSVDYEGKVKFVKVNVDESQQYAANYGVMSIPTLLIFKNGQIQGEPMMGVQSVDVINQRLNEVL from the coding sequence ATGGCTTGAGGAAAAGTAATAGAAGTAAACGATCAACAATTTGAGCAAGAAGTTTTGAATTCCGATATTCCTGTAATAGTAGATTTTTGGGCACCTTGGTGTGGTCCTTGTAACCAATTTGCTCCAACTTTTGAAAATCTTTCTGTTGATTATGAATGAAAAGTAAAATTTGTAAAAGTAAATGTAGATGAAAGCCAGCAATATGCTGCTAATTATGGAGTGATGAGTATACCAACATTACTAATTTTCAAAAACTGACAAATCCAGGGTGAGCCTATGATGGGTGTTCAATCAGTGGATGTGATAAATCAAAGATTAAATGAGGTTTTATAA